tagtcacagctctcttagagctctctttgccccatctccctcacagggtgtctgctgtggggagggggaggcaattttaagccggtttgattctccctgaaagttggcatataaaaccagctcttcttcttctattgcccTTTCCGTCTTCCCAAGGAGGGAATATGGAATCATTTATCTTTTAATGTTAGGAAGGGGGAGATAGCTCAAGAAGAGAAGGGTTTTGGACTGCAAGAAGGGAGGTTTCAGCGAACAATTTGGGCGGGGAACGGCAAGACAGAGGCCGGGGAAACTGGGATGTGACTTCGGACAGGATCCTTCTGGCGGGGGCATTCAAAGCTTGCTCAGGAAAGCAAGCTTCGAAACCCCAGTCAGAAGCACCTCCTTCCCAAGAGGAATCCCTTAACGTTGGCCATGAACCATAAGCATTTAAGAAGCCTTGGGTTAAAAGGCGCCTGTGGTTTGTTGTGAACCGTAAGGAGGCGACTGTTTTTTGATGGCAGCCGCTCGGGAAAACAGTTCTCTGACGAGGGGTTGTCTTGTGCTGCTAGGATGTACAGTTATCAGGCCCGggttccacctccacctcccatTGCCAGGGCCGTGGTACCCTCCAAACGCCAGCGGGTCTCCGGCAACACCTCCCGCAGGGGCAAGAGCGGCTTCAACTCTAAGAGCGGACAGCGGGGATCTTCCTCCAAGTCTGGAAAGTGTACGTGTTGAACCTCCTTGCAggagtttggggggtggggtgtcagCGGGCCTTCCTTATCCAAGACAGTTATCCTGCCAAGCTTCAAAGGGTTACATCCTTGCCTCTTTGAAACGTTACTTGTTCAAGGAACATTGCAGTATCGTAGAATCGtggggttggaagggacccccagggtcatctagtccaaccccctgcacaacgcaggaaattcacaactgcctccccccatacaccccagtgacccctactccatgcccagaagatgccccccccccaaaaaaaaccctccaggattcctggccaatctggcctggaggaaaattgcttcctgaccccagtaGTGGGAAGGAGGAGAATACGCAGAAGGCTAGTTGACACGAAGGGAGTTGATTGACCTCCTGAGAGCTGGGCCCAGCTGTCTCCGTCTGTTTCCCCCTATATTGGGAATCTGGGAAGCAGAAATGTTTCTAGCTCAAAGCTGCCTCCTCCAATCATTTCACCTTCCTTTTTGCCGGTTGGCTCGATTTCTCCCTTTTTAGAAGGAGAGGCGGGGAATCAGGAATGAGCATGTCAGGGAATATCCTGGCTCTCTGGCGTTCACGgccttccttcccccttgcagTGAAAGGAGACGACCTGCAGACCATTAAGAAGGAGCTGACTCAGATCAAGCAGAAAGTGGATTCCCTGCTGGAGAGCCTGGAGAAGATCGAGAAGGATCAAAGTAAGGGAAGGGGTTTGAGAAGgaaggctttaagccccccccccccccaattaattcTTGCTTGAACCCAGGGCCCTTCATGGGCTAAAGTCTGGCAAACTGGCTGGAAGCATCTCTTTCTGCTTATGCCTGTTCTCAACAGAATCGCTCATTTGTGTGCATAATGTATGAGGgacctggagccagcgtggtgtagtggttaagagcagtggtttggagcggtgaactctgatctggagaaccgggtttgattccccactcctacacatgagcggcagacgctaatctggtgaactggatttgtttccccgcttctatacatgaagccagctaggtgactttgggctagtcacgctctctcagctccatctgcctcacagggtgtttattgtgaggaggggaaggagattgtaagccggtttgattcttcctcaagtagtaaagtcggcatataaaaaccaactcttcttctgacaaTATGTGGCCTGTGGTGTAGGATATTTCACGTGGGTTATTGTGTAGCCTTCTGGTTGCTACCTTGAAAACCTATCTGGCAAAGGTCCCACATGGCGGCTTACAGCAGCAGCCTAATGACTAGTTAGGGAAGAGTTGTAGCGCCATCCCCGGCTGGCTTGCCCGGAAGCCTTAACTGTGTTTCCAGGAGGGGGAATCTGGCTTGAAACCCTTGCGTGGAACCAGAGTTTCACAGAACAGCCTTGCAGATAAGCCTGAGGAAGCTGCTAGCCCGCAACACCGCTAGGCAAATGAAAGACACAAGCTGGCATCCCTGTATAATTAGAATCCCAGCTGTAAACACAaagcttttcctgccttttttcccccaagggaaTGATTGCTGCTTCCCATAGGCAGAGTTTTGTCCTGATCTAGGAAGCTGTGTGATCATGAGACATTTCTGGATGAGACCAGCAGGTCTTCTGCCGGAGCAGCTCGTTTTCCACAGCGGTCGAGCACAGTGTTGTCCCCCCCCCTGCAGTTGACATTCAGAGCCAGTTgatctggatatggaggttccatgtCTCCATTGCGGCGGCCTCCTCCCTGAACGTGCCCCATCCCCTTTTGAAGACCCATCTCTGCCAGTTTGACCAGTGCATGATCTTACccccttccagcgtggtgtagtggttaagagtggtggtttggagcggtgggctctgatctgaagaaccgggttcctcactcctccacatgagtggcggaggctaatctggtgaactggatttgtttccccactcctacacatgaagccagctgggtgaccttggggtagtcacactctctcaggcccacctgtctcacagggtgtctgttgtggggagaggaagggaacgtgattgtaagccggttcgatttcttccttaagtgatagagaaagccggcatataaaaaccaactctccttcttctttcctcccttctcctagAGCTGAAAAATGATAAGTCGGAGGAGGAGCAGAGCAGCCTCTCGGCAAAGAAAGAAGAGAGCAACGTCAAGATGGAGTCAGAGGCCGGAGTGGATGACTCGGCCGAGGAAGGGGACCTGCTGGACGACGACGACAACGAAGACCGGGGGGATGACCAGGTACGGAGCTGGCGGAGGCAGAGAGCCTCGAGCACAGAGCCCGGCTCTCCCCGTTCGCTAACCAGCCCCCTGTGCctgtccccttctctctctcagctggagtcCATCAAGGGGGACGACAAGGAGCCGGAAGAAGGGGAAGATGACAGAGACAGCGCCAATGGCGAAGACGACTCCTAAGGGCCCAGCAcattgctcctcctcctcctgccccccccccccggcaaacaCGACGTTCTCCTGATATTGAGCCTCTCACCAGCCCCCTCGCTGGCTGCCTCCTCactgccctcctcccctcccccgtcGACCGACCCCGCGCGTGTTCATGATGTTGTGTCTTCTgttgcattctcccccccccccaactctccccGGTAGTTCTGTTGGACCCACGTAATTCTCCTCTTTTAATTTTGATACCTCTTTATTGACTTAACAATTAAAAAAGGACGTATTGTTTTTAGATGACTTTCTCTGTCGTGGTGTTTGCAATGAAAGGGTGGCTCTCCACCCGAGAAAGCATATGTATGTCCACTCTGGGTACACTCTCGGGTCTCGGATGCAGCTCCCCATTTGATTGTGTTTGCTGATCTCTAGCTCCGTGACTTCTGCAGATAGAGGCTACATATAATAATgaacttttatttataccccgccctccccccggCAAGgcggggctcagggcggctacgaACATAGTTAATACACATAGacatttaattgcaaaaattaaaACTTCTGAACAATAAAACATTCTAGTACGCTGCATTCCTTTAGTTCTGAATTTGGCACCCGATTTGTCTTTTTAGGGAGAAATGTTACTGCctagggaagagggagggaggggaaaaggaaggggagTTCAGTAATCAGGTTTCAGGGTATGCTGCGGTTTCTGAAAAAGGTTGTTGGATTACTGATTCTGAAGCAGCTGCTTGATGCCTTGACAGGATTAGGTCCAGCTGACAAAAAAGTCAGGATGGGAAGGGAGCTACTAAACTGGTTCTCTTGCATTTCTCGTGGGAAAGGGCATGGAAGAAATTCAGAAAGTCAGTCCATTGGGTTACTATTAAATCTTATGCTATtaagagcaaaaacaaaaactggtGGTTTCCACTCCAAGGGAGACTTAAGCCAAAACAAAACTGGGTAGAAAGAATAGGTGATGGGTGTGACTTGCACTTGAACACCTGGGAACCTGCCTGTCCCTTGAAAATGTGGCCTCCTCATGAGGAAACTCCCACCCCCACTGTTCGCTCTGCGGCTTGGCATGCGTAGCCTTGtgtagaagaagggttggtttttatatgccagcttgctttccctttttaaggagaatcaaaccggcttacagtctccttctccttctcctctccccacagcagacaccttgtgaggttaggtgtggctgagagagctcttaagtgAACTGTGACCTGTGCCCAAGGaccgtcacccagctggcttcatgtgtagtagtggggaaaccaacccggttcaccagaagtGTACCTGAGTGAGGCAGCTGTTTCTTCATAGTCTTCTGATCAGTGTAATTTTAAATGAAAGGGTGTTTGCTCAGGCTCCACAGTAACCAAGCCTGGGCTGCTGGCTGTTCCCACTCCAGCCTAATCTAGATTAtgttgtagagcagtggttcccaaactgtttgTGCCACTGTCCCCTTGTTTCCTCAAACTCAACCTCAGCGCCCTCTACcctccaacaacacagttgaaggggcccgcctctagtgcccccctgcctcttagtgccccccccggTAATCCTGCCtcccccaggggtggtactgcccactttgggaacccctgTTGTAGAGTATGAAAtaggagcagaaaagagcaaccaaaaacaAGCATAGGGCTAGAGCAGCTGCTGCATGAGAAACGGTTTAAATGCTTAAAGCTATTTAGTTTAGAAACGAGGTGAGAAAGGGGAGACAAGACAGTGGTCTATACAATTTTGCGtgatgaggggagtggacagggagaagcatttcccccctcccataatgCCAGAACCc
This genomic window from Euleptes europaea isolate rEulEur1 chromosome 18, rEulEur1.hap1, whole genome shotgun sequence contains:
- the HNRNPC gene encoding heterogeneous nuclear ribonucleoproteins C1/C2 isoform X1 — its product is MASNVTNKTDPRSLNSRVFIGNLNTLVVKKSDVEVIFSKYGKIVGCSVHKGFAFVQYVNERNARAAVAGEDGRMIAGQVLDINLAAEPKLNRGKAGVKRSATEMYGSVAAPPSPSPLVRSSFDLDYDFQREYYDRMYSYQARVPPPPPIARAVVPSKRQRVSGNTSRRGKSGFNSKSGQRGSSSKSGKLKGDDLQTIKKELTQIKQKVDSLLESLEKIEKDQKLKNDKSEEEQSSLSAKKEESNVKMESEAGVDDSAEEGDLLDDDDNEDRGDDQVRSWRRQRASSTEPGSPRSLTSPLCLSPSLSQLESIKGDDKEPEEGEDDRDSANGEDDS
- the HNRNPC gene encoding heterogeneous nuclear ribonucleoproteins C1/C2 isoform X3 → MASNVTNKTDPRSLNSRVFIGNLNTLVVKKSDVEVIFSKYGKIVGCSVHKGFAFVQYVNERNARAAVAGEDGRMIAGQVLDINLAAEPKLNRGKAGVKRSATEMYGSSFDLDYDFQREYYDRMYSYQARVPPPPPIARAVVPSKRQRVSGNTSRRGKSGFNSKSGQRGSSSKSGKLKGDDLQTIKKELTQIKQKVDSLLESLEKIEKDQKLKNDKSEEEQSSLSAKKEESNVKMESEAGVDDSAEEGDLLDDDDNEDRGDDQLESIKGDDKEPEEGEDDRDSANGEDDS
- the HNRNPC gene encoding heterogeneous nuclear ribonucleoproteins C1/C2 isoform X2, which encodes MASNVTNKTDPRSLNSRVFIGNLNTLVVKKSDVEVIFSKYGKIVGCSVHKGFAFVQYVNERNARAAVAGEDGRMIAGQVLDINLAAEPKLNRGKAGVKRSATEMYGSVAAPPSPSPLVRSSFDLDYDFQREYYDRMYSYQARVPPPPPIARAVVPSKRQRVSGNTSRRGKSGFNSKSGQRGSSSKSGKLKGDDLQTIKKELTQIKQKVDSLLESLEKIEKDQKLKNDKSEEEQSSLSAKKEESNVKMESEAGVDDSAEEGDLLDDDDNEDRGDDQLESIKGDDKEPEEGEDDRDSANGEDDS